The Pleurodeles waltl isolate 20211129_DDA chromosome 7, aPleWal1.hap1.20221129, whole genome shotgun sequence genome contains the following window.
ATAAATGGTCCTCATAAGCCCTATCTGGATGGATGACAACACCAATAATTGGAGCTCAGTGGGCCACTCACGCCCTGGACCTGTGTCACTGCGCCTTCTGCAGCATTCATAGCTATGCTTTGGCACTTAGACCACCAGGTTCTAGTTGCAATGGGTTCTTTCTGGGAGCTCCCAGCAGAACAGTTGATATATCATAAAAAGGGCTCAAGCACTTGACATTGTGTACAAGATGTATAGTTCATAAGAGATGCAAACTAATTAATATTTCATGTATCTTCTCTGTTCCCCTAATTTGCACATTACAAACAAGCACCATGAACATGGAAGGGGGGAACTTTCTAATGTAACATACGTGAGTGAAAGCTCCTTACAACGTTCTTATATGTTTGGATCATGTTCGTACTATACACAACTATCTAAATAGTAATAAATAGCAATGAATATTAACAGTAGCAAAGTCTTCATGTTTTAACATATAACTCATTCTGTTTAGCTATAAAGAATAAACTGGTAATATCTAGCTTTTTTCCTTTCCTAGACGCATCAATGTGAGGCTTGGGGAGCACAACATTGCATCAAGTGAAGGAACTGAACAGTTCATTGATTCCACCAAGGTCATCAGACATCCCAACTACAGCTCCAGGAACCTGGACAATGACATCATGCTGATCAAGTTGTCCAGAGCTGCGACTCTCAACAGCTACGTCAAGGCCGTCGCCCTCCCATCAGGCTGTCCTGCAGCGGGAACCCAGTGCCTGATCTCAGGATGGGGCAACATGTCCGGCAGTGGCTGTAAGTATACTCAAGGAGCTGAGGGTTCATCTGCGGGAAGAAGGTTAGGGGGAGCACATGCAGTTCAAAGGTAAATGCCTTTTTCAATAACACAGAGGTAATTCATTTAAGAAATTATCAGGGGCAGAATTGACCACAAAGCAATTAGATATTATTGATCACTAGTTCCAATTTAATCGCATGAAACTTTCATAGGAGGTTTTTAGGCTTTAAATGTGAAGTCCACCTTTTAGGTGTCTGGGTAATCAGTGCCATCTTACACTAAATAAAATTGTAGGAAAGCAAAGCAGCATATAGGTATACTTTATAATGATATTCTTATtattagcaataataataataataataataataataataataataacctctTTCTGTGCCACACTTCTGCTGGTTCTAGGCTCTGTGAAATAGATTAGAGGAATGGATAACAAGGGTAACAAAATGTAATGTAGTTTATTGTGATGCACAATATCAAATCCTGAAGCTCACCCAGCAGGGGCATCTGCACCTTTTAATACGACATATATTTTCTTGTACAGTTGTAATCCATGTTATATTAAGGAAACGAaaatttttacatttctttttttcaatacaaatgaacttgttttccatttttctttcagcaaactaccccaacaccctccaGTGCCTCAATGCACCAATCTTGACCACCAGCCAATGCACCAGCTCCTACCCAGGGCAGATCACCAGCAACATGTTCTGCGCAGGATTCCTTGAAGGCGGAAAGGACTCTTGCCAGGTTTGTGGAAGTCTAATGTATTTCACACACATCATCTGCACAACATGGTTAATTCTGTGCCAGAACCAGCTCACAGGAACAGGAGAAATAAGTATTTGACACTAAGGACTCAGCAGTGGGTCAATTACTAAATCAGATTTACAAATATCAAAAAGGTGGCACAACTCAAAGACAATTTTAAGCATTATTTAGCTGTCTCTTTAAGGGCTTGTCCCACTCTAGGCACAGATTTGAGCTTTGGGCTGTCCACTGACAGTCTTCAGAGAAAGTGGTAGATTTTCTAATAAGTCCTTTGTGTTACCAAGATGAGTCCAAGGCAGAAGTGCTCTTGTGGAGAATATGGTGTCCTACTCTAGGTGGAAGAGGTGATGACTGGAAGGTGGGAGGAATATTTAGAAATATTAAAAAGGCACTTAATTTAGTAAAGGAAATAATTAATGAAGATAGTGATGGCAGTAGCTGCGAAGGGACAGGATCAGGAATGGATTCCCAGCCAAGAAAGTTGCCTCTCGTTTTACCACAATGTGGCTGGAATCCATCAAAACAGACTGAACAAAGCCTTGGGATGCATTCACATTCCTCCTCTGTGACACCACCTTATGTGGGGAAGGGTAGTTACATAATATAAATCATCATTCAACAGGACCATATTGTCTGGATTCTGGGTCAGTATCACACCCTGACCCAGCGCTCCTGAGAATGCATCAGTGATTGAAGAGGGTGTAAGGTGCTTATCACATTCTGTGGGGATATTGTGCAATAAAAACAGATCATTTCCTGCAGTACACCACACCTTACAGCACAGTTTCACCCATAACAATCTGAA
Protein-coding sequences here:
- the LOC138303575 gene encoding trypsin-like, which codes for MKFLLICALLGAAAAFPIDDDDKIVGGYTCTKNALPYQVSLNVGYHFCGGSLINSQWVVSAAHCYQSRINVRLGEHNIASSEGTEQFIDSTKVIRHPNYSSRNLDNDIMLIKLSRAATLNSYVKAVALPSGCPAAGTQCLISGWGNMSGSGSNYPNTLQCLNAPILTTSQCTSSYPGQITSNMFCAGFLEGGKDSCQGDSGGPVVCNGQLQGVVSWGIGCAQRNYPGVYTKVCNYVSWIQSTVASN